Within Mongoliitalea daihaiensis, the genomic segment CAGACCGCAGTCAGATTGATATTTGCAGTAATTGTACTGAGTGATTGCTTGAGATGTACATTTCCAAGATAAAGAGGCATTTTTAACCAAGTATGCAGGCTAATCTTTATATTTACGGCTGTTTTAAGAGGTTTTTTCGGAATTTGGCAAGGTAGCTGCATTCTGAAATTGCTTTTTCTGCCAAAGTTTTGCGAAAAAAGCAAGTAATCATGGGATTGATCGATAGACCAAATACGTTCATGCGTTTGAATAAACTAGTACTTAGCCTTGTATTTTTAATAGGTTTTTGGATGCTGCCGCCGCAAGTCAGTCAGGCACAGTCTATGGCAGATATTGCCAACATCAAAGTGGATGAATTATCCGATGATCAACTGCAGGAGCTTGTCCGAAGGGCTTCTGAAGCAGGTCTTTCCGAGTCTCAGCTCTTGCAAATGGCTCGTTTGAGAGGTGTGCCAGTGCCAGAACTTGAAAAATTGAAGAGGCGATTGGAGCAATTGGATACGGCAGTATCAAGTAGAACTTCAGCGACAGCTTCCAAGCGGGATCCCCGCAGGCAAATGGATTTCAATGAAATCACACAAGGATTATTCAAGTATCAAGAGGATATCGATGAGCTTGCTGCTTCCACTTCGGTATCTCCTATTTTTGGGATTGACTTATTTTACAACAAAAATAGAAGGCTTACCTTTGAGCCAAATATCAATTTGCCCACGCCTAAAAGCTATATCCTTGGTCCAGGGGATATGATTTACATTGATATTTACGGGCAATCGGAGCAGTATTACGAAGCAGTGGTCAATCCGGACGGCTTTGTTTTGTTGGATAATATTGGACCTATCAGTGTTTCGGGTAAAAGCATTGAGGAGGCAACAGGCATCATCAAAAGCCGTGTTGGTAATTTTTACACGGGTCTGAGAGGAAATAATCCCAATACATTTTTGCAAGTGACTTTGGGTAACGTACGGACCATTAAGGTTCATTTGGTAGGCGAGCTTCGTTTGCCAGGGACTTTTACCCTTAGTGCGTTTTCCTCAGTTTTCAACGCCCTATTTGCAGCCGGTGGTCCAAGTGAAAATGGAACCTTTCGAAACATAAAAGTGATGCGGTCCGGCAGGCAGGTTGCTGTAATTGACGTATATGAATTTTTGGTTCAAGGAAAAGCCAACCTGGATTTTCAATTGCAAGATCAGGATGTGATTTTGGTTGAACCTTTCTTAGGAAGAGTTCAGGTCAAAGGAGAAGTTAAACGTCCAAAAATATTTGAAATTAAGAATGGAGAAACCTTTGAAGATGTCTTAACCTTTGCCGGAGGATTTACCGATGAAGCCTATAAAGATCGGATTTCAGTCAGCAGAGTCTCAGGTAAAGAGCGTGCCGTTTCCGATATCTTTTTGAATCAAATGGGCATGTTTATAGCCAAAGGAGGGGATGAATACGAGATTGGGAAAATTTTGGGAAGGTATCAAAATAGAGTTCAGATCAAAGGGGCAGTTTTCAGGGAAGGAAATTTTGCTTTGCAGGAAGGGATGACTTTGAAGCAATTGATTGCTTTAGCAGATGGGTTGAGGGGAGATGCATTTATGGGTAGAGCGAGTATCCTTCGAACGTTCGATGACCTTAGTACAGAAGTTTTGACAGTAAATTTGCAAGGAGTATTGGCGGGCACTGCTCAAGACATACCATTAAAAAGAGAAGATGTAATCCGGATATCATCCTTGTATGACTTGCAGGATGAGTTCTATGTGCAGATCAATGGAGAAGTGAAAAACCCTGGAACTTATCCTTTTTCTAAAGGGATGAGTGT encodes:
- a CDS encoding SLBB domain-containing protein; translated protein: MGLIDRPNTFMRLNKLVLSLVFLIGFWMLPPQVSQAQSMADIANIKVDELSDDQLQELVRRASEAGLSESQLLQMARLRGVPVPELEKLKRRLEQLDTAVSSRTSATASKRDPRRQMDFNEITQGLFKYQEDIDELAASTSVSPIFGIDLFYNKNRRLTFEPNINLPTPKSYILGPGDMIYIDIYGQSEQYYEAVVNPDGFVLLDNIGPISVSGKSIEEATGIIKSRVGNFYTGLRGNNPNTFLQVTLGNVRTIKVHLVGELRLPGTFTLSAFSSVFNALFAAGGPSENGTFRNIKVMRSGRQVAVIDVYEFLVQGKANLDFQLQDQDVILVEPFLGRVQVKGEVKRPKIFEIKNGETFEDVLTFAGGFTDEAYKDRISVSRVSGKERAVSDIFLNQMGMFIAKGGDEYEIGKILGRYQNRVQIKGAVFREGNFALQEGMTLKQLIALADGLRGDAFMGRASILRTFDDLSTEVLTVNLQGVLAGTAQDIPLKREDVIRISSLYDLQDEFYVQINGEVKNPGTYPFSKGMSVEELIVMAGGLREAANVNTVEIARRSEQTGAGTFADLIQVRVNPTLGISENGEVLQPFDRVIVRRKPNFNLDKVVQVEGQVNSPGYFAVESAEERISDLVSRAGGLTAFAYAEGATLIRRTEFFETESEQIRRNRNLQDLQDRLLADPNNTEAQELLVERLFRDLGNRPLDLTEGSKAAESKRESITSISETKADVAPIRIRQTEAVAIDLAAIMRNPGSDLDLILEEGDILSIPKQLQTVRMRGDVVYPATVRFQKERGATYYINRAGGFDIRANRKRTYVVYANGEVARTRSFLGIRAYPQVRPGAEIIIPTKGPRIPVRPGELVGIATGLATLVLVVTQINP